A single Candidatus Omnitrophota bacterium DNA region contains:
- the glgA gene encoding glycogen synthase GlgA produces MARTKTTTTQKRNTKKILFVSSEAVPFVKTGGLADVSGALPKALAKEGHDIRLVLPRYWSIDVARPGFEKILSPMGVRLGDRTAWCEVFETKMDGVTIYFIEHQNFFGRSGLYDDGRWEYPDNAERFGFFSKACLQLCRDLGFQPDIIHCNDWQTSLIPAYLKIWYLNDPFFSRTASVLSIHNIGYQGVFPSGCYEFLGLGKENFTEPKLESHGRVHFMKGGIFYADAISTVSPSYAEEILTPEGGMGLTPYLERRRDDVLGVLNGADYDHWDPGKDTFIPSRYSASSLSGKQKCKEALQKEMLLAADPSIPVIGVISRLVAQKGFQLLVPVIESIVRDMRVQFAILGAGEKWMEDFFGGLPAKYPGKIGAWIGYSDPKAHLIEAGSDFFLMPSLYEPCGLNQIYSMRYGTLPIVREIGGLKDTVRQYDESAGTGTGFRFTDPDPMALYYAIGWAISTFYDRPRHIENMIKEAMRADFSWKESAIHYLTLYEKAIARRASWK; encoded by the coding sequence ATGGCCCGTACAAAGACGACAACCACACAAAAGCGTAATACAAAGAAGATACTTTTCGTTTCTTCGGAAGCTGTCCCCTTCGTTAAGACCGGCGGACTGGCTGACGTTTCCGGCGCCCTCCCTAAAGCCCTCGCGAAAGAAGGCCACGATATCCGACTGGTACTCCCACGCTACTGGTCCATTGACGTAGCAAGGCCGGGATTTGAAAAGATACTGTCCCCCATGGGGGTGCGCCTGGGCGACCGTACGGCATGGTGCGAAGTGTTCGAGACAAAAATGGACGGCGTGACCATATATTTCATCGAGCACCAGAACTTTTTCGGCAGGTCGGGTCTCTACGATGACGGCAGGTGGGAATACCCCGATAATGCCGAAAGGTTCGGGTTCTTTTCCAAAGCATGCCTGCAATTATGCCGGGACCTCGGATTCCAACCGGACATTATACATTGTAACGACTGGCAGACGTCACTTATACCGGCCTATCTTAAAATATGGTACTTGAACGACCCCTTCTTCTCGAGAACGGCTTCGGTCCTTTCCATACACAACATCGGCTACCAGGGGGTCTTCCCGTCCGGTTGTTATGAATTCCTGGGCCTGGGCAAAGAGAATTTCACCGAGCCTAAGCTGGAAAGTCACGGCCGCGTACATTTCATGAAAGGCGGCATCTTCTACGCCGACGCTATAAGCACTGTCAGCCCTTCTTACGCCGAAGAGATACTCACCCCGGAAGGAGGTATGGGCCTCACCCCCTACCTGGAAAGAAGACGCGATGATGTTCTCGGAGTCCTCAACGGGGCGGATTACGACCACTGGGACCCGGGCAAAGACACGTTCATACCTTCAAGATATTCGGCCTCTTCCCTTTCCGGTAAGCAGAAATGTAAAGAGGCCCTGCAAAAAGAAATGCTTCTGGCCGCGGACCCGTCAATACCCGTGATCGGCGTGATCTCCCGGCTGGTGGCCCAGAAAGGGTTCCAGTTACTCGTTCCGGTGATAGAATCGATCGTAAGGGATATGCGTGTACAGTTCGCCATACTTGGAGCGGGAGAAAAATGGATGGAGGATTTCTTCGGAGGGCTTCCCGCGAAATACCCCGGGAAGATCGGGGCTTGGATAGGTTATAGCGACCCCAAAGCGCACCTTATCGAAGCCGGTTCCGATTTTTTCCTTATGCCATCCCTGTATGAACCGTGTGGGCTGAACCAGATATATAGCATGCGTTACGGCACTCTCCCTATAGTCAGGGAAATAGGCGGGCTTAAAGATACCGTGCGCCAATATGACGAATCTGCCGGAACAGGGACCGGTTTCCGTTTTACCGACCCGGATCCCATGGCCTTGTATTACGCCATAGGCTGGGCAATAAGTACCTTCTATGACAGGCCTCGCCATATCGAGAATATGATAAAAGAAGCGATGCGTGCTGATTTTTCCTGGAAGGAATCCGCCATACACTATCTCACTCTTTACGAAAAAGCCATTGCGAGACGCGCGTCCTGGAAATAA
- a CDS encoding response regulator: MEEKKKIVIAEDSPSLCEVLKDILEREGYEIHIVHEGYSLISFLQQNQDTDAILLDLFMPDKSGLSVFNTVRSVAPATKLIIYTGYSSYKNSVFAKEADAFVDKAEGAEKLINTIKSLIG; encoded by the coding sequence ATGGAGGAGAAAAAGAAGATAGTAATAGCTGAGGATAGCCCGTCCCTGTGTGAAGTGCTTAAGGATATACTGGAGCGCGAGGGATACGAGATACACATAGTGCATGAGGGATATTCCTTGATCTCTTTCCTGCAACAGAACCAGGATACGGACGCTATTCTGCTGGATCTTTTCATGCCCGATAAAAGTGGCCTGAGTGTTTTCAATACCGTCAGGTCCGTAGCTCCGGCGACCAAGCTTATTATCTATACGGGGTATTCCTCATACAAGAATTCTGTTTTCGCGAAAGAGGCCGACGCTTTTGTTGATAAAGCGGAAGGCGCGGAAAAGCTCATCAATACGATAAAATCTCTTATAGGATAA
- a CDS encoding ATP-binding protein, whose product MANVQDHFGTFKRRAMDLAEQQQDLEYHLRMLSSSFLIRMAYNLFALAVYFTLHHMFSVSIPYEVPLLFSFWLLTSVLYFVVFRTGICRTVETCDNIHFSYYFIGLVCATALIHYLGGAEWMAFLVFALDLIYANVLLRRMRGIFITVLMATGYVLLLFLEFKGILPHVVIFDPAAMTHDNPRFLMSTHMVFIGFTFLVVSYSTGLFSQMYENREKILIESKNRFAAKSRQLEKLATTLNDKNEENNYLKKATQEYIKKKEIELEHAREDLEDQIEKLRKTQRSMFLMIEDLNTMSLELKESKENLEEKVKERTGELLDISRKLHRSERLAFLGKLAGSVTHELRNPMAVIKNAMYYINKRLNVRDDEKLKKYLDIMEKEINEIDSIIDDIMGFAKTKAPEMERADVNELIEKTILSIDLPKLVKVRKDCKGAPEIFVDISQVMHALINIANNAVMAMQGNGTLTFRAYEKGDLVYIEVKDSGPGIPKDKWDLIFEPLYSSKPKGTGLGLPLAKMMIENQNGKIELESSIGKGATFRIVLPTKQEI is encoded by the coding sequence ATGGCGAACGTGCAGGATCATTTTGGAACGTTCAAAAGAAGGGCCATGGACCTGGCTGAACAGCAGCAGGACCTGGAATATCACCTTCGGATGCTGTCGTCGTCATTCCTTATCCGTATGGCGTATAACCTGTTCGCGCTGGCGGTGTATTTCACACTTCATCATATGTTCTCGGTGTCGATACCGTACGAAGTGCCTCTTTTGTTCTCGTTCTGGCTGCTGACCTCCGTGTTATATTTCGTGGTATTCAGGACCGGGATATGCAGAACGGTAGAAACTTGTGACAACATACATTTCAGCTATTATTTCATAGGCCTCGTGTGCGCTACGGCCCTGATACATTATCTGGGAGGGGCGGAATGGATGGCTTTTCTGGTATTTGCCCTCGACCTGATATACGCGAACGTACTTCTCCGGCGGATGAGGGGCATTTTTATCACGGTGCTCATGGCGACCGGATATGTCCTGTTGCTTTTCCTTGAATTCAAGGGGATATTGCCCCACGTGGTCATATTCGATCCCGCGGCCATGACCCATGATAACCCACGGTTCCTTATGAGCACACATATGGTGTTCATAGGCTTCACGTTCCTGGTAGTCTCTTACAGCACGGGGCTTTTTTCCCAGATGTATGAGAATCGGGAAAAGATCCTGATAGAGTCCAAGAACAGGTTCGCGGCCAAGTCCAGGCAGCTTGAGAAGCTGGCCACTACGCTCAACGACAAGAACGAGGAGAATAATTACCTGAAAAAAGCCACGCAGGAATATATAAAGAAGAAAGAAATAGAGCTGGAACACGCCCGGGAAGACCTCGAGGACCAGATCGAAAAGTTAAGAAAGACGCAGCGTTCGATGTTCCTGATGATAGAGGACCTTAACACGATGAGCTTGGAGCTTAAAGAGTCAAAAGAGAACCTGGAAGAAAAAGTTAAAGAAAGAACGGGGGAACTGCTTGATATAAGCCGTAAACTGCATCGCAGCGAGAGGCTGGCTTTTCTGGGCAAACTGGCGGGAAGCGTCACGCATGAGCTCAGGAATCCCATGGCCGTGATAAAGAACGCTATGTACTATATAAATAAAAGACTCAATGTGCGCGACGACGAGAAGCTGAAGAAATATCTTGATATCATGGAAAAAGAGATCAATGAGATAGACAGTATAATAGACGATATCATGGGTTTCGCCAAGACGAAAGCGCCGGAGATGGAGAGGGCGGATGTTAACGAGCTTATAGAAAAGACCATATTGTCCATAGATCTTCCAAAACTGGTAAAGGTCAGGAAGGACTGCAAGGGGGCCCCGGAGATATTCGTGGATATAAGCCAGGTGATGCACGCGCTCATAAACATAGCCAACAATGCCGTAATGGCCATGCAGGGTAATGGGACGCTTACTTTCCGCGCTTACGAGAAAGGGGATCTTGTCTACATAGAGGTGAAAGATTCGGGTCCGGGGATCCCTAAGGACAAATGGGACCTGATATTCGAGCCCCTGTACAGTTCCAAACCTAAGGGGACGGGTCTGGGACTGCCGCTGGCGAAGATGATGATAGAGAACCAGAACGGCAAAATAGAGCTGGAGAGCTCGATCGGGAAAGGCGCCACTTTCAGGATAGTGCTCCCGACAAAACAGGAAATATAG
- a CDS encoding PAS domain-containing protein, producing MIYLLITNIITLGTGLFLFKKYLDYRNSRRTFQRLIEHINVGYYRYRVRDGVVLDVNAGFINIFDLKAKRAEIIGRSLSELLVYVDGEGSIREQLKAKGELRNHEYHFKTISGKDKCVLHNSYILKDPYTDDDVIEALIEDITEERLSYDRMKESQERYEKLFKFSGDMVIISRLEDFTIEEINPVTEVVTGYSSADLIGRSFVSIFHPARRDMFKEIKDDLIFQGTSRMETVMVCRDGAYKEVIMTLSVVEIRDNRIIMAVGKDISDLVKGREEEKKRQEELECFWKASMEREERIKDLKEEISILRDNNEA from the coding sequence ATGATCTATCTTTTAATAACTAACATAATTACTCTTGGAACAGGCCTTTTTTTGTTCAAAAAATACCTGGATTACCGCAATTCCAGAAGGACCTTCCAGAGGCTGATCGAGCATATCAACGTGGGCTACTATCGCTACAGGGTACGTGACGGAGTGGTCCTTGACGTAAATGCTGGGTTTATCAATATATTTGACCTTAAGGCCAAGCGGGCGGAGATCATTGGCCGTTCTTTAAGTGAGCTTTTGGTCTATGTGGACGGGGAGGGAAGTATCCGGGAGCAACTTAAGGCAAAAGGGGAGCTCCGGAACCACGAATACCACTTTAAGACCATATCCGGCAAGGATAAATGCGTTCTGCATAACTCATATATACTGAAGGACCCATATACGGATGATGATGTGATCGAGGCACTTATTGAGGATATAACGGAGGAAAGACTTTCGTATGACAGGATGAAAGAGTCGCAGGAAAGATACGAAAAACTTTTTAAATTTTCAGGAGATATGGTAATAATCTCACGGTTGGAGGATTTTACCATAGAGGAGATCAACCCGGTCACGGAAGTGGTGACAGGGTATTCTTCCGCGGACCTTATTGGAAGGTCTTTTGTGAGTATTTTCCACCCGGCAAGGCGGGACATGTTCAAGGAGATAAAAGATGACCTGATCTTCCAGGGGACGAGTCGAATGGAAACCGTAATGGTATGCAGGGATGGCGCGTATAAAGAGGTCATCATGACGCTAAGTGTGGTGGAAATAAGGGATAATCGTATAATCATGGCCGTAGGCAAGGATATATCAGATCTTGTGAAGGGACGCGAAGAAGAAAAAAAACGGCAGGAAGAACTTGAGTGCTTCTGGAAAGCGTCTATGGAGAGGGAAGAAAGGATAAAGGACCTGAAAGAAGAGATATCCATCTTAAGGGATAATAACGAGGCATAA
- a CDS encoding cyclophilin-like fold protein, translated as MRQISLISKKTRITIELSDIAASLSLYHMLPVSSQASLWGKEIYFPIPRISVSGAVLTEQVEIGDVGFWPEGNCFCVFFGRTPMSTSERPVPASGVVLLGRVDDGLASLSDIPAGAGVELHAVNV; from the coding sequence ATGCGACAAATATCCCTCATCTCAAAAAAGACACGGATCACTATAGAACTTAGCGATATCGCCGCCTCGCTTTCGCTTTACCATATGCTGCCTGTTTCCTCTCAAGCCAGCCTATGGGGCAAGGAGATATATTTTCCCATACCGAGGATCAGTGTCTCTGGGGCGGTCCTGACCGAGCAAGTTGAGATAGGCGATGTGGGCTTCTGGCCCGAAGGCAACTGCTTCTGCGTATTCTTCGGCAGGACTCCCATGAGCACTTCGGAGAGACCCGTACCCGCCTCAGGAGTGGTCCTGCTGGGTCGGGTCGACGATGGGTTGGCTTCTCTTTCGGATATCCCGGCAGGGGCCGGGGTCGAGCTTCATGCCGTTAACGTCTAG
- a CDS encoding cation:proton antiporter: MMTDVFGKVDVIFLFGIVLLLGYVSGRIANFFKLPKVTGYIAAGILMEPSITGILPARLIAHSPVLSNLALCIITYAIGGSLDLRHIKKQGKTIGIMTVFEAEMTFLIIMLGMWLLLPILGKLTNMQLDPKFFLPLAILAGALGAPTDPTPTLAVKEEYKADGPVMTTILGIGALDDAFGIINFSVAVAICGALVGGNTGVGFMEVLMGAGVQIVVSVVVGVICAGVLLLVSRRTEDKGVIVVLIMGTLFTCYGISEGLGGDSLLSTMTMGMVAVNFSRDADRLFMSIRDYFEEFVFVVFFVLAGANLQLGVLLTALPIVIVFVVLRVAGKIIGAGTGAIIGGAEPSVKKYTAYGLIPQGGIVVGLALLVEQNGAFKPFAPVLLNTILGTTVLFEFLGPYFTEVALKKAGEVGKKA, encoded by the coding sequence ATGATGACAGATGTTTTTGGGAAGGTAGACGTCATTTTTCTTTTCGGTATAGTCCTGCTTCTGGGTTATGTCTCCGGTAGGATAGCGAATTTCTTCAAATTACCTAAAGTGACCGGGTATATCGCTGCTGGTATCCTCATGGAACCGTCAATAACCGGGATATTGCCAGCGCGTCTTATCGCGCATTCACCCGTGCTGAGCAACCTGGCCTTGTGCATAATAACGTACGCCATAGGTGGGTCCCTGGACCTTAGGCACATAAAGAAACAGGGAAAGACAATAGGAATCATGACCGTGTTCGAGGCGGAAATGACCTTTCTTATAATAATGCTTGGTATGTGGTTGCTGCTTCCCATTTTGGGAAAGTTAACAAATATGCAGCTGGACCCGAAGTTCTTTCTCCCGCTTGCCATCCTGGCGGGGGCCCTTGGGGCTCCGACCGATCCAACCCCTACCCTGGCCGTAAAGGAGGAATATAAAGCCGACGGCCCGGTAATGACGACGATACTGGGTATCGGAGCCCTGGACGACGCGTTCGGTATAATAAATTTCAGCGTAGCTGTTGCCATATGCGGCGCGCTTGTGGGCGGGAACACAGGAGTGGGTTTTATGGAAGTCCTGATGGGGGCCGGGGTCCAGATAGTTGTTTCGGTGGTTGTTGGGGTTATTTGCGCGGGGGTCCTGCTCCTGGTCTCGAGAAGAACAGAAGACAAGGGCGTTATCGTGGTCCTTATAATGGGGACGCTTTTTACCTGTTACGGTATTTCGGAAGGTCTGGGGGGGGATAGCCTTCTTTCCACCATGACCATGGGGATGGTGGCGGTGAATTTTTCCCGGGACGCTGATAGGCTTTTTATGTCGATAAGGGACTATTTCGAGGAATTCGTATTTGTGGTGTTCTTTGTGCTTGCCGGGGCGAACCTTCAGCTGGGAGTGCTTTTAACGGCTTTGCCTATAGTAATAGTGTTCGTGGTATTGAGGGTGGCGGGTAAGATAATAGGCGCAGGGACAGGGGCTATTATAGGTGGGGCGGAACCTTCCGTAAAGAAATACACGGCATATGGACTTATCCCGCAAGGAGGGATCGTGGTCGGATTGGCGCTTCTTGTGGAACAGAATGGCGCGTTCAAGCCCTTCGCGCCGGTACTTCTTAATACGATCCTAGGGACGACAGTACTTTTTGAGTTCCTGGGGCCATATTTTACCGAGGTAGCCTTGAAAAAAGCCGGAGAGGTCGGGAAAAAAGCCTGA
- a CDS encoding HAD family phosphatase gives MGKYKAVVFDIDGTITRHISSWRYMHEKLGLWDALARKYQEQFLAGKISYRRFCELDAGHWKGLEASKVRSIFSRVKYSRNAKRTVSMLREKGFKLVAVSTGIQFMTDRVKEELGFDHVIGNRLNVYRGKLTGGVSINIGHGAKGVTVKKILRRYGCIPEEMIAIGDSEGDIPMIEIAGYSIAFNSSSRTLSGIVDWDCPSHDLMDVYRKIIQISG, from the coding sequence ATGGGCAAGTATAAAGCGGTAGTTTTTGACATAGATGGCACCATTACCCGGCATATCTCCAGCTGGAGATATATGCACGAAAAGCTCGGCCTGTGGGACGCCCTCGCGCGCAAATACCAGGAACAGTTCCTGGCGGGGAAAATAAGCTATCGACGTTTTTGCGAATTGGACGCCGGGCACTGGAAGGGTCTGGAAGCATCAAAGGTAAGGTCAATATTTTCCCGCGTTAAATACTCCCGCAACGCGAAAAGAACCGTTTCCATGCTCAGGGAAAAAGGGTTCAAGCTCGTCGCTGTGTCCACCGGTATACAGTTCATGACCGATCGCGTAAAAGAAGAACTCGGGTTCGACCATGTAATAGGTAACCGCTTGAACGTCTATCGCGGGAAGCTGACAGGTGGCGTTAGTATTAATATAGGTCATGGGGCCAAGGGAGTGACGGTAAAAAAGATCCTCAGGCGTTACGGATGTATCCCGGAAGAGATGATCGCCATAGGGGACAGTGAGGGGGATATACCCATGATCGAGATAGCCGGCTATTCCATTGCGTTCAACTCTTCCAGCAGAACATTGTCCGGGATAGTCGACTGGGATTGTCCTTCACACGACCTTATGGACGTGTATCGTAAGATAATACAAATATCCGGATAA
- the rlmN gene encoding 23S rRNA (adenine(2503)-C(2))-methyltransferase RlmN, with the protein MKKNLKDLTLDDLTAILTAEGYPAHRAAQIFQWVNARNINDISLMTNVPRSMIEKLRDRYFIGSLILEKRMRSKKDGTEKFLWRLHDDARVETVLIPGKGRKTICLSTQVGCKFGCPFCASGKMGFVRDLTPGEITDQVLSVQELKNIKITNVVFMGMGEPLDNYNNLVKAIKIINHRDGIGIGARKITVSTCGVVPGIRKLKNLGIQVELSVSLHSAIDVKRSELVPVNRKYSLSSLLATCREYYEKTGRIITFEYTVIKGVNDSNRDVEALVEAARQANARVNLITCSNVAVDGLDGVGPEVMESISERLRKARINVTVRRSRGDDIAAACGQLAAEYR; encoded by the coding sequence ATGAAAAAAAACTTGAAAGACCTCACCCTTGATGACCTGACAGCTATACTGACGGCCGAGGGATATCCCGCGCACAGGGCCGCCCAGATATTTCAGTGGGTCAACGCCCGGAACATAAATGATATTTCCCTGATGACCAACGTGCCGCGGTCAATGATCGAAAAACTTCGGGACCGATATTTTATCGGGTCACTTATCCTTGAAAAACGCATGCGTTCAAAAAAAGACGGGACCGAAAAATTCCTGTGGCGATTACATGATGACGCCAGGGTCGAGACCGTTCTTATCCCGGGGAAAGGCCGCAAGACAATATGTCTGTCCACGCAGGTGGGGTGTAAGTTCGGATGTCCGTTCTGCGCGTCAGGGAAAATGGGATTCGTCCGGGACCTTACTCCTGGAGAGATCACCGACCAGGTCCTGTCGGTGCAGGAGCTGAAAAATATAAAGATAACAAATGTGGTATTCATGGGGATGGGAGAGCCTCTGGATAATTACAATAACCTGGTGAAGGCCATCAAGATCATTAACCATCGCGACGGGATCGGTATCGGCGCCCGCAAGATAACGGTGTCGACGTGCGGGGTTGTTCCGGGGATACGAAAACTCAAGAACCTGGGCATACAAGTGGAACTTTCCGTATCTTTACATTCCGCTATAGACGTGAAAAGGAGCGAGCTTGTCCCGGTCAACAGGAAATATTCCCTTAGCTCGCTTTTGGCGACATGCCGGGAATATTACGAGAAGACCGGACGAATAATAACGTTTGAGTACACGGTAATAAAGGGAGTGAACGATTCGAACAGGGATGTGGAAGCTCTGGTAGAGGCGGCAAGACAGGCCAATGCCAGAGTAAACCTGATAACGTGCTCAAATGTGGCCGTAGACGGTTTGGATGGAGTGGGACCGGAGGTCATGGAAAGCATAAGTGAGCGATTGAGAAAGGCGCGTATAAACGTTACTGTGCGCAGGTCCAGAGGCGATGATATTGCCGCCGCGTGCGGACAGCTGGCGGCGGAGTATCGTTAG
- a CDS encoding protease inhibitor I42 family protein: MSGKNICFVILAMMVAVCAQAEEGRTYGIKLDKDAEISVPAGAEFTVKLDSNPTTGYLWEGVIGDGRTLKFVKEEYNRSETDRVGVGGEQVFVYKAIGPGPTNIRFSMLRPWEVDQEPDKEYTLTVNME, from the coding sequence ATGTCCGGTAAGAACATATGTTTTGTCATTCTGGCGATGATGGTCGCTGTGTGCGCGCAAGCTGAAGAAGGGAGAACATACGGCATCAAGCTGGATAAGGACGCGGAAATATCCGTACCCGCCGGAGCGGAATTCACCGTTAAGCTGGATTCTAATCCCACTACCGGATATCTTTGGGAGGGTGTCATCGGGGACGGAAGAACGCTCAAGTTCGTAAAGGAAGAATATAATAGGTCGGAGACCGACCGGGTCGGGGTCGGGGGCGAACAGGTCTTTGTTTACAAAGCTATTGGCCCGGGACCCACGAACATAAGGTTCAGTATGCTTAGGCCGTGGGAGGTAGACCAGGAACCCGACAAAGAATACACACTTACAGTTAACATGGAATGA